In a single window of the Bactrocera dorsalis isolate Fly_Bdor chromosome 2, ASM2337382v1, whole genome shotgun sequence genome:
- the LOC105221924 gene encoding uncharacterized protein LOC105221924 yields the protein MKVFAILATTSLLFVSCAWAAPSVQDNRVEGENGSSLALAARYLGSCFEAEDMTTCFAVKGITALNRAARSNNIELVNGISFKRDSASAVARSSKALSENEIYAQLPENAEERNGRLVDIAMQNAADFLGSHSLEVKIPAEATQDMARALDEGRGKLKKMLGPIAIAVGAKLFAVIPIVLGALALLTTKAVIVAKIALLLALIVSGSRFFGGLGNKFGGALGSGYNAAGWSGGNSAGWSSGAASSYPYARSLDAQQLAYSEQAPAVNDEEAEELQL from the exons ATGAAAGTGTTCGCCATCTTAGCCACCACTTCCTTGCTCTTCGTGAGCTGCGCTTGGGCCGCGCCAAGTGTACAAGATAATCGTGTCGAAGGTGAAAATGGCAGCTCATTGGCGCTTGCAGCCCGCTACCTTGGCAGCTGCTTCGAAGCTGAGGATATGACCACATGTTTTGCCGTCAAGGGTATTACGGCATTGAACCGCGCGGCTAGAAGCAATAATATCGAACTCGTCAATGGCATTTCGTTCAAAAG agATTCCGCTTCCGCCGTGGCACGCAGCAGTAAAGCTTTGAGCGAAAACGAAATATATGCGCAATTACCGGAAAATGCTGAAGAACGTAACGGACGCTTGGTCGACATTGCTATGCAAAACGCTGCTGATTTCTTGGGCTCCCACAGTTTGGAAGTGAAAATTCCCGCTGAAGCTACACAAGATATGGCACGCGCACTCGATGAAG GCCGTGGTAAATTGAAGAAGATGTTGGGTCCGATTGCTATCGCTGTTGGTGCCAAACTCTTTGCTGTCATACCCATTGTGCTCGGCGCTTTGGCCCTGCTTACCACCAAAGCTGTGATTGTTGCCAAAATCGCTTTGTTGTTGGCTCTGATTGTCAGTGGCTCGCGCTTCTTCGGTGGTCTGGGCAATAAGTTCGGTGGTGCTCTTGGTAGTGGCTATAATGCGGCTGGTTggtcaggtggcaactctgctgGTTGGTCTTCGGGTGCTGCCTCATCGTATCCTTATGCCCGCAGCTTGGATGCCCAACAGTTGGCTTACAGTGAACAAGCGCCCGCAGTCAACGACGAAGAAGCTGAAGAGCTACAGCTCTAA